From Bacteroidota bacterium:
AAATTAGTGAGTTGGTTGCGCAATGCAAATCTAAACAAGGCGAATATCTTCCGATGAGTCATGGTCCTGGAAGTTGGGCAACGACATATTCTAGTGAGTTTATCGATAGTGCTAGTAATTTATACCTAATATTTCAAGAGTTAAAACTTAAAGATCCTCTGTACCATTTGGCTGGCCAATTCCGTTTAGCAGGAATCCGATCATGTCGTGGGACTGAATTTAACATTGATCGGGCCAAGTATTTATATCAAGCTCATCTTCGACAACACATTGAAAAATTGCAACAAAAACGAAAAAATAAGCCGGTACAAAATAGGTTGCCTTGCCCATTTTGCAGCAAAATGGTTGTTGATATTCCGATGCACGTAAGTCAATCGCATCCAGGTGATTGGGATAAATTTTTCTTGCAGAATGTTATTGATTTAAAAGGGAAAATTCGCTGCCAATCTTGTGGTTCTTTTATGAAAACTCTTGATGGCCATCAAGAGAAATGTTTAAACACTCTAAAATCAAATCGCTAACAAAATCTGAATTGTGGATTTTTTGCATCAAATTTAAATGCCTCATATTTTTGATTGCTCATACTGTTAATGTGAAATCTGAAACTAGATGGTATCTCCAAACTTGTCATTAATGACGAGAACTTTATCAGCAAAAAGCACCATGTGCTTGATTTTTGTTAAATGTCCCTATATTTTGTGATGTATATTTATTGTAAATTATTTTCTGCTAGGGATAGTTCAATGTTTGAGCTTAATAAGGAATATCACCGGAAATCTGAAATACATGACATCTACGGTGGGCAGCAGCGTGGTGGTATTGCCACACCTGGACGTTTTCCTTTTGTCCTTTTGTTCACATCAGATGAAGGTGAACAGTACGGTTATCATGACGATTTTGTCGAAGGTATTTTTCACTATACCGGAGAAGGACAATCCGGTGATATGCAAATGAATAAAGGGAATAAGGCAATTCTCGAACACTCAAAACAAGGTAAAAAGTTGCATGTGTTTGGCGCAACAAAAAAAGGCTTTGTAAGGTATTGGGGCGAAGCTGAATGTCTTGGTTATGAGGAAGTAACTCGGCAAGATGCTGCTGGCGTCAATCGAAGAGCATATGTTTTTCATTTAGATTTGAGTGCTGGCGTTGCAAAAGGCGCACAAAGCCCAAAATCCAATTATACCGAGCCAAATTTAAAAACTCTAAAAAAGAAGTCTCTAAACGAGCTAAGAGCTGCGGCACTTGAGCCATCTGTTGTTAACTCGACACCAAAAGAAAAAAAGCAACTTGCTTACTATCGCTCAGAAGCATTGAAGTTATATGTGATTGCCAGGTCAAAAGGCTTTTGCGAAGCCTGTAACTCGTCGGCTCCATTCAAAACAAATACAGGTCCATATTTGGAGTGTCACCATATGCACCGAGTTGCAGATGGTGGACCTGATCACCCAGAAAATGCAATAGCACTTTGTCCTAATTGCCACAGAAGAGCACATTACGCTGTTGACGCAAAAAGCTTTAATGAAGGCCTCCAGAAAATTATTTTCGAAAAAGAAAAAGGACAAATGTAAATTTTCTTTAGTCTACATTGAGTCTACATTGATAAATGCTATTTTGGTAAGTTGCTGAATTTAGTGTTTTTTAATCTAATTTTTATTGTATAAGTTGTTATGTGTTAATCGTGAAACAGGTGTTACATGAGGCTTAATCATTTCGGCATTAGAAAGCTATCAATATTATCCACCTTGCTTTTATTTGTAATTTGGTTTATCGCTAATGATATCGAGTCTGGTGCTTTTATTAATTATGCGTTCACAGCAAGCGGGTTTTTTCCTATTGCACTCATGTTAACTGTAATTTACTTTATTTTTAAAACCATATTCTACGTTTTTATTATTAAAGACTTCATTGTTGTGAGAGTTTATCTGGGCAACATACTCGGTGCGTTAATATTTAGTGTTAGCCTATCCTTCAGTCTGTTTTACTTTCTAGCAATGAATTCTCATGGAGGCGATAGAATGGAAGGTTATGCTGTA
This genomic window contains:
- a CDS encoding HNH endonuclease — its product is MFELNKEYHRKSEIHDIYGGQQRGGIATPGRFPFVLLFTSDEGEQYGYHDDFVEGIFHYTGEGQSGDMQMNKGNKAILEHSKQGKKLHVFGATKKGFVRYWGEAECLGYEEVTRQDAAGVNRRAYVFHLDLSAGVAKGAQSPKSNYTEPNLKTLKKKSLNELRAAALEPSVVNSTPKEKKQLAYYRSEALKLYVIARSKGFCEACNSSAPFKTNTGPYLECHHMHRVADGGPDHPENAIALCPNCHRRAHYAVDAKSFNEGLQKIIFEKEKGQM